The Elusimicrobiaceae bacterium genome segment AACTCCTCAAGATCCTTTATATCAAGCTGCTGCTGGCGGTACTCTTTTTCCAGCCGCTCGCGCGCGGCTTCGCGCTCCACCAGAAAATAGTCGTAATTGCCGTTATAGACCTTCAGACTCCCGTTTTCCATGCTGACGATTTTGTCGCAGACGGAATTGATAAAATGCCGGTCGTGCGAAATCATGAAAACCGAACTGCGGCAGTATTTGAGATAATCCTGCAGCCACAGCAGCGAATCGAGATCAAGGTGGTTGGTCGGCTCGTCCAGCAGCATCAGGTCGGGCCGGCTGACCAGCAGGCCCGCCAGCGCGGCGCGCATGACCCAGCCGCCGCTCAGGGTGGACAGAGCCCGCTCGAAATCGCTCTGCTTAAACCCGAGGCCGGTAAGGATCTGCTTGGCCTCGGCCTCGGTTTTCCCGTCGGGATATTCCACCTGGCTCAGCGCCTGCGCCAGCACCGTGCCGCCCATCGAAGGCGGCGCTTCCTGTGGCAGATAACCCGTTCTATAGCCTTTTCTGATAACGATATCGCCGGAATCAGGACGCTCCCAGCCCAGAATAAGTTTGAAAAGCGTACTTTTGCCGGCCCCGTTGGGCCCGACCAGCGTAAGCCGGTCGCCTTCGTTGATCTGGAGTGTGGCGTCCTCAAAAAGCATCTGTTTGCCGAAGGATTTAGCGAGTTGGTTAAGCGATATCATTTTTTTATTGTCACCATCGAAAGATCGAAAATTTCGGAATTGAAAACCACGTTAAGATTCTTCTCGTTGCAGTCGCCCACGACACAGGTATCCGGCTCGAGCGCGCCGGCCCAGCGCGCAAATTCGCCTTTCGGAAACGCCACTATCGAAATCTTCTCCGGGCGGGAAACCTGCTCCGTCACCGTCTGCAGGATCCGCTCGCCTTCGAAAGGCGACTCGGCTATGATCGTTACCGGCACGTCCTGCACACGCTTGCTCAGCTTGTTCAGTTTCAAAAACGGCGTGCGCCCGCATTCTATCCAGCGCGACAGCTCGCAGTACTCGTTTGTGCACAGCAGGTCGGGATAAAAATCCCAGTTGGCCATTGCGACATGCCTGGGCCCGGCGTCAAGCAGCGGAGTTTCGTTCCAGTAAAGGCAGATGCCCAGCAGTTTAAGCGCAAGATGGGAATCGGTTTCCTCGTCCCGGGCAGAAAGCATCATCTTGCGTAATGTTCCGTTCAGCTGGAGTTCGCAGCGCGCGCGCATATATACATTATCGCAAATTGAGCCGGCCCGGTACAGTTCCCTTTTGCGTTATTGCCTGCAAAATATTGGTATTATGTAGCTATGAAACTAATATTTCCCCTGCTCGCGCTGCTCGCCTGCGGCGGCTGCGCGTTACCGGGCGGCGCGGTCAAACCCGAAAACGGCATGGTTTTCGCCGCGGCTTACGCCAATTTCCAGGCGCGGCTGACCTGGAGCGAATATACCGGGCCCGGATTCTCGGCTTACCGGCTCGTTAAAAGCAGCTCGGACCGGAACCCCGCCTGCGCCGCCGCGCCCGTCATCATGACCGAACACGACAGCACCGTTAAAACTTTCACGGACAGCAGCCTTGAAACCGGCGAATACTATTACCGGCTCTGCGTTGACAAAACCGACGGAACGACCCTGCAAAGCGAGGTGGAGCGGGTCTTCGTGAAATACGGCGCGTTTGAGCAGGATGTTCCCGGCCCGTCCGCTTTTTAATATAATTTCCGAAAGGAGCCTGACCATGCGAAAACTTGAAATGACGCCTAACGACAGCACCCGGCTGTTCCAGCTTTTGCGCAGTGTGGATTTTTTTGAAGGCATGACGATGGGCCAGCTTCAGCTGGTCGTGCCCCATATCATGATGGTGCAGTACGAGGCGGGCGAAAAAATAGTGACGCAGGGCGAGAAAGGCGATTCGTTTTATGTGGTGGCGGACGGCGATCTGAGCGTTACGGTAAAAAAAGGTTTCTTCGGAAAAAAAGAACTGGCGCGGCTGGCATCCGGCGATTTCTTCGGCGAAATGGCGCTTATTGACGCCTCGCCCCGCAACGCCACTGTTACCGCCCTGACCCAAGCACGCCTGTTTGTGCTGTTCTCGCACCAGTTCGTGGCGGTGATGAATTCAAATCCGGATTTTGCCAGCCATATATTGCGGGTCGCGCAGGAACGCAAGCTCTCCGGCCGGTAAAGTTTTTCCTGCCAATAAAAAAGCCCCGCTTTCGCGGGGCTTTTTTGCGTTAAAACAGGGATCAGGAAAGTTTCACCAGCGAGTCCAGCCCCGCCAGATGAAACACCTTCTGCACAAACGGGGCCGTGTTCACCACCTCGAATCTGTCCTTGCCGAGCTTTTGAACCGCCGCAAGGCAGATCCGCAGAAAAGCGGAACAGATATACTCGGTATCGCGCAGATCGAACACCACCGGCCCGGACGACGCCAGCACTTCGTTCTCCACATCATGCTGGTACTGCTGGCAGACCGTGGTTTCAACCCTGGAGGGGAAAGTGCAGACAAGTTTTCCGTTTTGCGTTTTAAACTGTATCATGGCGGCTCCTGCAATCTATTCTAGCAACTGTCTTCCCCATCAGTCAACCGGCCCAGCCGCACGCTCATCAGCTGGCGGTTAAGCTGCGCGCCGGTTATGACCATTGCGCCCAGCAGATAAAACCATGTCATCAAAACGATTATGCCGCTGAGCGTGCCGTACAGCAGCGTATAATGCGCGTACCTGGAAAAATAAAACTTGAACCCTTCGGAAATGGTGAACCACCCGATTATCGTAAACACCGCGCCCGGCAGCGCCACCCGCACTTTCCGCCGGTTGCCCGGCCCGAACCGGTATAGCAGAAACAGGCAGATGATCATCATGCCCAGCGCGATAACCCAGCGGTACCAGCCGAACACGAAATTGAAAAACAGATAAAACCCGGTCAGGCTTATCAGCATTTCACGCACAACCGGGCCCACCACCAGCACCATGATGCCCAGCATGATAACCAGTTCCAGCGCGAGCGTAAGCACCAGCGAAACGGACTTTCTGGCCCAGTAAGGCCGCCGGTCGGCAATGCCGTAAATATTGTTGATCGCCGACATCAGGGACGAAACCGCCACCGACGCGCCCCATAACGACATCACCAGCGTGATAATCCCCAGCCATTCCGGCGGCCGGTAGAAAATGTTATGCATGTTGCGCATCACCAGCGGCGACACATAGGACGGCAGAAACAGCTCCAGCTTCGCAAGCATCGCACCTTCGCCGCCGCTCTTTATGAAATGGCCCGACATCCAGCCCAGAAATATCAGAAACGGAAACAGCGCGAACATGCAGAAAAAAGCCAGCTCAGCCGCCAGACTCACCGTGGACGAGGCAATCATGCAGCCCGAGGTGTTTTTCACTACCGGCCAGTAACGGTTCCAGAACATGCGCGTGAACTTTTTGAATTTCATATGCGGAACGATACATATAATGCCTTTTTTTAAAACCGTCCGCAAACCGCCGCCTTTTTCCGGCAGGCGCAGGCAGCCGGACGGAACCGCTTTGTCCGCGCACGTCAGGCGGAACCGGATAGCATCAACCGCAATGGTCACACGCCGAGCCTTGTCGCGCGCGCCGCCCAGGGCAGGGGAGGAACAAAACCCGCTGTCCTCAAAAAACATATAATGGTAGCCGGATTTCGTTTTCCCGGAGGCCGCCATGCAACCAGTTATCGAAGTGAAAAAACTCTCGCCCGCCGCACTGCTGCCGCGCCGGGAGCACCCGACGGATTCCGGCGCCGATCTGTTCACGCCGGCCGCCGTTGCGCTCGAGCCGGGAGCGACTGTCAAAATACCGACGGGAATCGCCGTATGCCTGCCGGACGGAACCAGCGGCATTGTCTGGGGCAAAAGCTCGCTCGAAGCCAAGGGCCTTAAGATAATGGCCGGGCTCATAGATTCTTCTTACCGCGGCGAAATCATCGTGTGCATGCACAATCTGTCCGCCCGGCGGTTCGAATTCGAACGGGGCCAGAAAATCGCCCAGCTCGTGGTGCTGCCGACAGTTTATCCGGCATTTACGGAAACAGGCTGCCTGCCGGAAACCAAACGCGGAGCAGGCGGGTTCGGCAGCACCGGCTGCCGCTGACGCGCCTGACGGATAACGGACACGAGAGGAGCGGCGGATAATGATCGCACATATTGACATGGACGCCTTTTTCGCCGCCATCGAACAGCGCGACAATCCCGCCCTGAAAGGCAAGCCGGTAATCATCGGGGCCGACCCGAAAAACGGCGCGGGCCGGGGTGTTGTTTCCACCGCGTCTTATGAAGCGCGCGCATACGGAATCCGCTCCGCCATGCCGATATCGCAGGCTTACCGCATTTGCCCGGCCGGCATCTTCCTGCCGCCTGACATGGCGAAATACGGCGCGGTATCCCGCCAGATACAGGCCATCCTGGGCGAATTCACCCCGTCGGTCGAGCAGGTTAGCGTGGACGAGGCGTTTATGGATCTGGCAGGTCTGGAAAAACTGTTCGGCCGGCCCGAAGAAATCTGCCGCAAAATAAAGGCGCGGATAAAGGCAGCGACGGGCCTGACGGCTTCGATAGGACTGGCGCCGGTGAAATCGGCCGCAAAAATCGCGTCCGACATGAACAAGCCGGACGGGCTTACGGTTGTCCCGCCCGGTCAGCTCAGGCAATTTCTGGCTCCGCTCGATATCGCGAAATTATGGGGGCTGGGCGCCAAATCGAAAGAAATACTTAACCGGGCCGGTATTTTCACCGTTGCCCAGCTGGCGGCCAGAAAACCTTCCACCATTGAAAGACTGCTGGGCCGTAACGGATTATTTCTTCTTGAGCTGGCAAACGGAATTGACGGACGCAGGGTGGAACCGGGCGGCGCGGTCAAATCCGTCAGCAATGAAATCACTTTTGAAACCGATACGGCGGATGAAACGGCGATCCACGCCGCATTATCCCTGCTTGCCGAGAAAGTATCGCACCGCCTGCGCCGCAAAGGCCTGAAAGGCTCGACACTGGGAATCAAAATCCGGTTCGACGATTTCACCACTTTCACCCGCGCAAAAACACTCTCCGAACCGACCAATTTCGAAAACGCCATTTTATCGGGCGCGGCGGAGCAGTTTGGGAAATTCCTGCCGCTCACCCGCCCGGTCAGGCTGATAGGGATACGGGTTTCAAATTTCCCCGTCCAGCCGCAGGCACCCTGTCTTTTTCCTGACGCACAGGCCGAAAAAAACGAGAAACTACACCGCGCCGTAGACTCGATACGTCTGCAATTCGGGTTCCGCTCCGTACGCCGCGCGGGCTCCCGCAAAACAGACGGCGAATAAAAACCGTTCTGCATGCACCGGCAGTTCCACCGCCTTTCATGCGAAACGGCGCGCGCATTGCGCCGGAAATGTTATATGTTATAATTTTATATATATAGGAAGCGTGCGGGAGAGAGCGTTTATGGAAACCAGTATCGGAATAGCCGTTGTGGGTGCGGGAGCGTCGGGCCTGATGGCCGCGCTTACCGCGGCGCGCGCCGGCGCGCAGGTTACGGTGATAGAGAAAAATACGGTGCCCGGCAAAAAACTGTCCGCCACCGGCAACGGACGCTGCAACCTCACCAATCGCAACATGGGCCGGCAGTTTTACAGCGGCGACGAAGTCTTCGTCACGCGGGTGCTCGACTCTTTCGGCGTGGATGAGGAACTGGCGTTTTTCGAAGCGCTCGGGCTGGTGCTGAAAACCGATCCCGACGGGCGCGTGTTCCCGGTGTGCGAACGGGCCACCGCAGTAACATCCGTTCTGGAACTGGCGCTGGAAGAGGCGGGCGGAAAACTGCTTGCCGCCGCGGCGGTGGAATCCATACGAAAAACGGACGGAAAATTCACGCTTGCGCTGTCAAACGGCAATTCCCTGCGGGCGGATAGCGTCGTGCTGGCCTGCGGCTCCCATGCGCATCCGCAATTAGGCGGCTCGGAAGCGGGCAACCTGCTCGCGACCGGGTTCGGCCACAAGCTGAAAAAACCGATCCCCGTGCTGGTGCCGCTTCTGGTAAGGCAAAAGGGCATTGCGCGGCTTCAGGGCATAAGGGTCAACGCGGAGCTGTCGGCTTTCAGCGAAAGCAGGGAACTGTGCCGCGCCAATGGCGAACTGCTCTTCACCGCATACGGAATTTCCGGCCCCTGCGCAATCAATTTAAGCGCCGGAGTGGTGCCGGTATTAATGGAGAACCGCCCGGTCACCGTAAAAATGAACCTGTTCCCCGGTAAAACGACGGAGGATCTGGCGGAATTCATGACAGCGCGCAGAAACAGTCTGCCCGACCGGAAAATCAAACGGTTTTTCACCGGCTGGCTGCATGAAACGCTGTCAAACCTGCTGATTGATTTTATCGGCGTGGAAAAGAACAAAACCGCCGCGGAACTGAGCGCGAATGAAATCGCGCATCTGGCAAAAACGCTCTGCGGCTGGGAATTCGACATAACCGGTTCCGGCTCCTGGCGCGAAGCCATGTGCGCCTGCGGAGGGGTGGAAACCTCCACGATAGACCCCGACACGATGCAGTCGCTGCTGGAGCCCGGCCTGTACATAACCGGCGAACTGCTGGATGTGAACGGTTTGTGCGGCGGCTACAATCTGCATTTTGCATGGGCAACTGGCCGGCTTGCCGGGAAAAACGCGGCCCGATAGCATATTATGAGCACGGAAAATTTCTATAAACCCCCGACGCCAAAAGCGCTGACAGACAGCGAACCCGCGGGACAGACGGAACACGGCGATGTCACTATTCGCAAAAGCATGCGCCATGTGCCGCTAAACCCGTCGGACAGGGGCGAGCTGGAGCTGGTTTACTACCGGGGCGGACGCGAAGTGGCGCGTGAAACGGTTGATGAAAATTCCGAAACAATCCTGCTGGCGGGCCTGATTCCAGACGGGCCCGTAAAAGAATATCAGAACGGTCAACTGTTCTTCGAGGGCAATTACGCGAACAGCCAGCCGCACGGGCTGACGCGCTATTATTTCGAAAACGGCAAGCCCGAAATAGAAAAAAACTACAAGCACGGCATGCTCGACGGCCGGGCAAGGGTTTATCACGAGAACGGGCAGCTGCGCCTTGAAACCGTTTATGCCGACGGCAAGCGCAACGGCATCCAGCGCAAGTATTACGAGAGCGGCCGGGTGCGCGAAGACGGCTGTTACGCGAACGGGCACAAAGACGGCCTGATCAGGATTTATGCGGAAAACGGACTGCTGGTTTCCGCCATAATCTACAAAAACGGCAACGCGGACGGCTTGGCGCAGCTGTATCACGAATCCGGCAAGCAGTCATGGGAAGTTCCTTATTGCGGCGGAATGCCAGAAGGCATAGCAAAACGCTTCAACACCGCCGGCATTCTGATCGAAGAATGGTATTATGTGCGCGGCGAAGTGGTATGCAAGCGCAAGTTCAACGCCAGAGGCAAGATTGTCACGGACTGGAATCTCGATGCCGTAAAACGCGCCAAAATTATCGAATACATGGCCTCCTCCTCCGGAAATCACACGCCTGAAGAAGATGACGCATAGACAGCCTGCCAGAACCATTTGCGACAACGAAGGCCGCATCGGCTCCGCCGCGCCGGGATTCGCCGCGGCCTGCGGACTGAACCCTGCCGCGCTTAACGGCACTTCGCTGTTCGATCTGGTGCCGACCAACTGGCAGTCCGACGCGATAAAGGCTTTCTGCCGCGCGCTGACCTGCAAAGACAACTGCAACTACGTCTTCCCCGTGAAAACGGTGGAAAACCAGACCGCGCCGGCAAGGCTGTCGCGCCGGGGCAGAGGCGCCATTACGCTGGAATTCGCCGAGCCGGGGCCGGGCCATATCGCCAGCCGGTTTTTCGACGCCTGCCCGGATCCCTGCTTTGTGCTGGATTCACGGCTGCGCATCCGCGACGCAAACCGCGCGGCCACGCTGTTTTACGGGATAGGCAAATTTGACCTGCAGTCGCGGAATTTCGAATCGCTGGGCGGGCTGCCGAGGCAGGCGTTCCGTCCGGATGAAACGGCGGGCAAATGCACTGTCCGCCATACAAATTCCGAAAAAGAACCGCGCGATCTGGAAATCACCTGGAACGGCGTTGACAACGGGTTTTTCGCCAGTCTGCATGACAATACCGGCCTGCGGCGGGAAAACATCACGCTGCGGGAAAACGCCGAACGCTTCCGGGTTATGGCGGAGGCGGCGCCCGGCTGTTTCTACATGATCGCGCCCAACTGGAGCCAGGTGTATTTCGCCGGCCCGCTTTTCGAAACCATTTTCATGCGCACGCGGCAAGAACTGTATTCCAATCCCGCGCTGCTGCTTACGGTAATCCATCCGGACGACCGGGAAAAAGCCATGAAAGCCTATTCTTCGCAGTCGGGCGTGGCGGAGTACAGGATAATACTGCCGGGCGGACAGTCACGGACCGTGAGGGATTTCGTGATTCCCGTCCTGGATGATGACGGTGAGGTCAAAGCATACACGGGGTATATAGAAGCTATGGAAGAACTTGATTGCAACGAGAAGGACTACGGGCAGTACCATGCGGGATTTGACGCCAAGGAGCAGTTTCTGGAAAGAAGCGCGCAGCTGGCGCAGATACTGGGTTACGCCGGGCCGCAGGAACTGATGGCCGTGCCGCCGGACCGGTTATACGCCGATCCCGCGCGCAGGGCGGAGCTGCTGCGCCGGCTGTCGGCCAACGGATATCTGCGCGAGGAACAGGTGGAATATCGCGCAAAGGACGGGCGGCTCATGTGGGTTTCGGTCAGCGCGGATCACAGCCGCGCCGACGGACAGGACTGGCTCGACACCATTGTCAAAGACATTACCGCCATCAAGGAAACGGAACTGTATATTCAACGCCAGCAGCAACCGCAGCAGAATCTTACACCGGTTTTTTCCGAACTGGCCAGCGGGTTCGCGATGGCCGATATAGTCATGGACGACAGGCCGCGCTTCAAGTTCACCGCCTGCAACTCCGCTTTCGAACGGATTGCGGGCGTGGAGGAACCGCGCATCGTGGGCCGGTTCGCGGACGACGTGTTCCGCAAGAAAAGCGTGCGCCGCGCGATCGCCGTTCTGCAGGACGCCGCGGTTAAAAACATGCCGGTCAATTTCAACTACACCACGACGGCCGGGGTTCATTACCGCATATCCGTATTTTTTCCCGCGCCGGGCGAACTGGCCGCGGTGCTCACAGACATCACGGAAATGCGCCGCACCCAGGAGGAACTTGAACAGTCGCACCTGAAACTGCGCGAACTGACCGCAAAACTCCAGCATGCAAGGGAGGAGGAACGCCGCGTGATCTCCCGCGAACTGCACGACGGGCTGGCCAGCCGCCTTACCGCCGTCAAGCTCGCGCTCGGCACCGCGCGGGAACTGGCGGCCGAAACTGTTAAAACCGGGACTGACCGGGCGTTGCGGATCAAGCTGGCGGATGTTGAAAAACGCATCGAGGAAATCATGCAGGAAACAAAGCGGATCGCGGCCAGCCTACGCCCGCCGGTGCTCGACGATCTGGGGTTTCCGGAGGCTGTCCGGCTGCTGGTGGACGATTTCCGGGCGGTTTCCGGGATCGGCTGCCGCCTGCGTGTTGACGCGGTGTGCCGCTCCATGCCCGCCGCCCACACCACCGCCGCGTTCCGGATACTGCAGGAATCGCTCGCCAACATAATCAGCCATTCAAAAGCCGAGCGCGCCAAGGTTGGAGTGACCTGCCATGACGGAATGCTGATACTGGCGGTCGAGGACAACGGCCGCGGAATCGCGGAAGAAACCCTGAATTCCCGGAAATCACTGGGCATACTGGGCATGCGGGAACGCGCGGTCGCGCTAGGCGGCGAGCTGAAAATAGTTACGGGCCAGAACAAAGGCACCCGGATTTGCGCGCATATTCCGCTGGGCGGAAACTGCCCGCCGGACAATCCCTGACCGGCGCATTTTTCACCACGTCTGCAAAAAAACTGGACTCGAAACCATGACAAAAAGCCAAATTGACTTCCGGGTACGTTGTTACGAGCAGGATTTCAAAGGCCGCATCCGCCCCGGCGCCATCTTCAACTGGTTCCAGGATGCGGCCGGCAAACAGTGCCTGAAACACGGCGTCGCGCTGGAGCAGATCATACCCAGAGGCTATACCTGGGTAATACACCGCTACCGCGTGGTCATCCATAACGCACCCGTCTACACCCAGAAATGCAGGGTGATAACATGGGCGTACCCAAAACGCGATCTGATTTCGATACGGGATTACGCCATCGAGTCCGAAACCGGCGAACGGCTGGTTTCCGGCACCAGCGAATGGGTGCTTCTGGACATGAAAACCCTGCGCCCGCTGCCGTTAAGCACCATACTGGCTGATTTCCCCGTCTGCACCGAAAGCGCGGCGGAAAGCGGCAGGACGATCAAACTTCCGCCGGGCCTTGCGCCGTGCAAAAAAACCGAATTTGACACGCCGGTCTGGGCACTCGACGGCAACCGCCACATAAACAATTCCGCGTACGTCATCTTCGCTTATGAGAACATGTTCCCGGATGTAACCGCCGGGCACCAACTCCGCGAAATCGAAGTGAACTATAAAAAACAGGGCTTTTACGGACAGCAGCTTGCCAGCAAGGCGTTTAAAATAAGCGACACGCAATACCTGCACAGCGTTGAACTTGCCGATACAGGCGAACCGCTCGCGCTGCTCAAAACCGTATGGGAAAATGACGGTTAGCGCAAGCGCGGCGCACAATATCGCGAGGGTACTGTCTAAACGGGGATTCTGCTCGCGGAAACAGGCCGTTGCATATGTGCTGGCGGGCCGCGTGAAACTTAACGGCAGAACCGTCCGGGATCCGGGCGAACGGGTCCTCAACGCCGATAAGATACAAGTGGACGGAAAAACCGCCGCGGCACACGGGAAAATTTACATTATCTTGAATAAACCGGCAGGCTGTGTAACCACCAGAAGCGACGAACTCGGCCGCAAAACGGTATACGATTATCTGGGGGACATGGGGCAGTGGGTTTTCCCGGTGGGCAGGCTGGATCTGGAGTCAGAAGGGCTTTTGCTCTTTACCAACGACACCGCTTTCGGAAACAGGCTCACCGACCCGCGTTATAAAACACCCCGCACCTACGAAGTCACGCTGGACGGCGCGCTTGCGCCCGCTGCGCTTGACAACATACGGCGCGGCGGCGTGGCTATCGGACGGGGGGAAACAACCGGCCCCGCATCCGTAACCGTCATTGACGAAAAAACCGGCGCCTGCACCGTCAAAATAACTCTTGCCGAAGGCAAGAACCGCGAACTGCGCAGACTGTTTGAGGTTTTCAACAGAAAAGTCCTGCGGCTGCTGCGGACCGATTTCGGCGGCTATAAGCTCGGCAGCACTGCGGCCGGCCGCTGGCGCAGCTGCGCGCCGCCCGACGCGGCGGCAACGCACGGCATATGCACGGGGCGACCCGGCCCGCGCGACAGGCGGAAAACACCGTCGAAAACACGGCCACCCGCTCACGTCCGCCCGACGCGGCGCAACGGGCGCCAGCGCCCGATGGCGTGGCGCGGGGCAAATGTTGTAAACTGAACAGCAATTCTGCGGATCAGCGCAGGTATACACGCTTAGAGGCGACGATGAACAGACAGCATAAAAGCATTCACACGAAAATCATCATAGGCCTGGCGGCCGGCATAGCGCTTGGAGTAATCTGCAAATGGCTGCTGCCGGCCCACGAGCTTGACTGGATTGTTTCGCATATAGCAAGGCCGGCGGGCCAGATTTTCCTCAAACTGCTGTTTTGCGCGGTCGTGCCGCTGGCGGTAGCGGCGATAACCCTAGGAATCGCCAACATGGGTTCCACCGAACGGATTGGCCGGGTGGCCGCCAAGGTTCTGGCTTTGACGGTGCTGTTTTCCGGAACGGCGGTTTTCATAGGCATACTCGGCGTGAATATCACGGGGCCGGGGAGGGGCGTTTCGGCGGAGCAACGGCAGGCGATGCTGGCGAATCTCCAGTCGGGCGACGTGATGGCGGAAATCAAGGCGGCAACCCCGCAACACCAGCCGCTGATTGACTCGGTTGTCGGGCTGCTGCCGAAAAATCCGTTCTCCGACGCGGCCAACGCCTATAACGGCGGCCTGATACCGCTGCTGATTTTCTCGATCATACTGGGGCTGGCCATGAATTCGGTCGCACCGGAAAAAGCCGCGCCGCTTAAACACCTGCTCGAATCTGTGTTCGAGCTGATGACCAGGATAATAGGTTTCGCAATGAAAATCGCGCCTTACGGCATTGCCGGGCTGCTGTTTTCCGCCACCGCAGGCGCGGGCATAAGCGCGATCGCCATGCTGTTTAAGTATGTGCTGCTGGTGCTGGTCTGCCTGTGCGTGCACATGTTCGGTTTTTATTCGCTGATGCTGCGGCTTATCTCAAAGCATAAACCGCTTGATTTTTTCAGGGCCTGCCAGAACGTCATGGCAACGGCGTTCGCCACAAGTTCCAGCAGCGCGACACTGCCTGTAGCTCTTAAAACGGCCACTGAAAACCTCAAAATACCGCCCCAGATCGCGCAGTTCGTGGTGACGCTCGGCGCCACGACTAACCACAATGGCACCGCGCTGTATGAAGGCATTACGGTGCTGTTTCTGGCGCAGCTGTTCGGGGTTGATCTCTCCATCTCGCAGCAGATTTTCGTGGTCGGCATGTGCGTTATGGCGAGCATCGGCACCGCGGGCGTGCCGGGCGGTTCGCTGCCGTTTCTGGTGGTGGTGCTTCAGTATATAGGAGTGCCGCTCGAAGGCATAGGAATAATAATGGGGCTGGACCGTCTGCTGGACATGTGCAGGACAGTCATAAACGTGGTGGGCGATCTGGCCGTCGCGGTCTGCATTGCCGACACGGAAAAACGCCTCCCGGCAGCAACCGCAATTTCCTGACTCGTTCGAGTTGTCCGTTCCTCAAATCCCGGGTCAAACCGGGGGGTTGCCGCCTGCAGGGGCATGGTATTTGCTTATTTGGCTAAAAAGACAAATATGTGCTATACTATATGAGGCTGGCGGAATACTAGAGCTTTGCCGCCTGACATCGCCCGGCTCTGTCCGCCGGGAACGACAGGACAGACAGCGCTGCCATTCGCGGGCGCAGCCTGCCATACCGGCCGAAGGGAGCGACTATGAACGGAAACCTCATAAAGCAGGCTGAACTGATCAAATCGCTGGCTCATCCGACAAGGCTGCTTATCATAAAGGAACTGGCAGACGGCGAAAAATGCGTCTGCCGG includes the following:
- a CDS encoding YaeQ family protein, yielding MRARCELQLNGTLRKMMLSARDEETDSHLALKLLGICLYWNETPLLDAGPRHVAMANWDFYPDLLCTNEYCELSRWIECGRTPFLKLNKLSKRVQDVPVTIIAESPFEGERILQTVTEQVSRPEKISIVAFPKGEFARWAGALEPDTCVVGDCNEKNLNVVFNSEIFDLSMVTIKK
- a CDS encoding cyclic nucleotide-binding domain-containing protein; protein product: MRKLEMTPNDSTRLFQLLRSVDFFEGMTMGQLQLVVPHIMMVQYEAGEKIVTQGEKGDSFYVVADGDLSVTVKKGFFGKKELARLASGDFFGEMALIDASPRNATVTALTQARLFVLFSHQFVAVMNSNPDFASHILRVAQERKLSGR
- a CDS encoding STAS domain-containing protein, with product MIQFKTQNGKLVCTFPSRVETTVCQQYQHDVENEVLASSGPVVFDLRDTEYICSAFLRICLAAVQKLGKDRFEVVNTAPFVQKVFHLAGLDSLVKLS
- a CDS encoding YihY/virulence factor BrkB family protein, with the translated sequence MKFKKFTRMFWNRYWPVVKNTSGCMIASSTVSLAAELAFFCMFALFPFLIFLGWMSGHFIKSGGEGAMLAKLELFLPSYVSPLVMRNMHNIFYRPPEWLGIITLVMSLWGASVAVSSLMSAINNIYGIADRRPYWARKSVSLVLTLALELVIMLGIMVLVVGPVVREMLISLTGFYLFFNFVFGWYRWVIALGMMIICLFLLYRFGPGNRRKVRVALPGAVFTIIGWFTISEGFKFYFSRYAHYTLLYGTLSGIIVLMTWFYLLGAMVITGAQLNRQLMSVRLGRLTDGEDSC
- the dut gene encoding dUTP diphosphatase; its protein translation is MQPVIEVKKLSPAALLPRREHPTDSGADLFTPAAVALEPGATVKIPTGIAVCLPDGTSGIVWGKSSLEAKGLKIMAGLIDSSYRGEIIVCMHNLSARRFEFERGQKIAQLVVLPTVYPAFTETGCLPETKRGAGGFGSTGCR
- the dinB gene encoding DNA polymerase IV; this translates as MIAHIDMDAFFAAIEQRDNPALKGKPVIIGADPKNGAGRGVVSTASYEARAYGIRSAMPISQAYRICPAGIFLPPDMAKYGAVSRQIQAILGEFTPSVEQVSVDEAFMDLAGLEKLFGRPEEICRKIKARIKAATGLTASIGLAPVKSAAKIASDMNKPDGLTVVPPGQLRQFLAPLDIAKLWGLGAKSKEILNRAGIFTVAQLAARKPSTIERLLGRNGLFLLELANGIDGRRVEPGGAVKSVSNEITFETDTADETAIHAALSLLAEKVSHRLRRKGLKGSTLGIKIRFDDFTTFTRAKTLSEPTNFENAILSGAAEQFGKFLPLTRPVRLIGIRVSNFPVQPQAPCLFPDAQAEKNEKLHRAVDSIRLQFGFRSVRRAGSRKTDGE
- a CDS encoding aminoacetone oxidase family FAD-binding enzyme codes for the protein METSIGIAVVGAGASGLMAALTAARAGAQVTVIEKNTVPGKKLSATGNGRCNLTNRNMGRQFYSGDEVFVTRVLDSFGVDEELAFFEALGLVLKTDPDGRVFPVCERATAVTSVLELALEEAGGKLLAAAAVESIRKTDGKFTLALSNGNSLRADSVVLACGSHAHPQLGGSEAGNLLATGFGHKLKKPIPVLVPLLVRQKGIARLQGIRVNAELSAFSESRELCRANGELLFTAYGISGPCAINLSAGVVPVLMENRPVTVKMNLFPGKTTEDLAEFMTARRNSLPDRKIKRFFTGWLHETLSNLLIDFIGVEKNKTAAELSANEIAHLAKTLCGWEFDITGSGSWREAMCACGGVETSTIDPDTMQSLLEPGLYITGELLDVNGLCGGYNLHFAWATGRLAGKNAAR
- a CDS encoding toxin-antitoxin system YwqK family antitoxin, translating into MSTENFYKPPTPKALTDSEPAGQTEHGDVTIRKSMRHVPLNPSDRGELELVYYRGGREVARETVDENSETILLAGLIPDGPVKEYQNGQLFFEGNYANSQPHGLTRYYFENGKPEIEKNYKHGMLDGRARVYHENGQLRLETVYADGKRNGIQRKYYESGRVREDGCYANGHKDGLIRIYAENGLLVSAIIYKNGNADGLAQLYHESGKQSWEVPYCGGMPEGIAKRFNTAGILIEEWYYVRGEVVCKRKFNARGKIVTDWNLDAVKRAKIIEYMASSSGNHTPEEDDA